The Sus scrofa isolate TJ Tabasco breed Duroc chromosome 6, Sscrofa11.1, whole genome shotgun sequence region ctcatctgcaaaatgggcctTATTGTCATCATCCCCATCTTGCGGGGTTatgatgaagattaaatgagctcGTAATTCATAATGAGCTTATAATCGTTTAAAGAGCTCATCATCGTATGAGCGTGCTATGAAGAGATTTGtaaaaataacacatacacacatatctcaTTGATAGCTGAGGAAACaccagctcagagaggttaagttaccACCCCcatgtcacacagctgggaaatgAGAGATGGGATTATTAGACCCAGTGCCCTGCTGTGAACCGCCACCCTCCAGCTTAGGGGGGCCCTTGCTGCTTATAGGAGCCCAGCAGTCAGActcccctggcctctcccaggatCCCAGTCCCCCTGGAGCTGAGAGGCTGGGAGACCAGAGCTGGCCAGGCAGATTCAGTCCACTCCGGATTTCTCCACTGCCAGTCAGCTCTGTTATAAGCCTTTGGGGAGCACCGCCAACCCATTTCACAGATCAATCCACGGGCTCAACAGATAGGTAGTACTACGTGTTGGCCACCAGGCAGACACAGACTAGAcacacgtctttttttttttttttttttttttttttttgtcttttctaggaccacacctatggcatacggaggttcccgggctaggggtcgaatcggagctgtagccaccggcctccacctgagccacagccactcaggctCCGAGCCGCattctgcaacctgcatcacagctcacggcaacgccggacccttaacccactgagcgaggccagggatcaaacccacaacctcatggttcctggtcggattcgttaaccactgtgccacgacaggaactcctagacacccATCTTGAAAACAAAAAGCCGGGAAGAGGGAGGGCGCGTTCTAGGATGACAGTTTCAGGGAGGAGGTGCAACTTGCTCCGGATTATGGGGGGGACACAGGGAAGCCAGGCAGGTGCCTCTAACAGCCGCCTCCTTCATCCCAAGTCTCTCTCTGTGAGACAGAGGCGGGGTAGGtcccgggccgggccgggccgggccaggCCGGGCGGGGGAAGGTGCCCGCCGGCCGCTTCCGCTAACGCGCCGCGCACCCGCCGCAGGGGCCCGCAAGAAGCTGCGCCTGTACCAGTTCCTGCTGGGGCTGCTGACGCGCGGAGACATGCGGGAGTGCGTGTGGTGGGTGGAGCCGGGCGCCGGCGTCTTCCAGTTCTCCTCCAAGCACAAGGAGCTCCTGGCGCGCCGCTGGGGCCAGCAGAAGGGCAACCGCAAGCGCATGACCTACCAGAAGCTGGCGCGCGCCCTGCGCAACTACGCCAAGACCGGCGAGATCCGCAAGGTCAAGCGCAAGCTCACCTACCAGTTTGACAGTGCGCTGCTGCCCGCCGCCCGCCGGGCCTGAGCCCAGGGCGGTCTCTCGGGGGGGCTCGCAGGGGCCCCCACGCCTGTGTCACGTGGGCGTCCCCACACCCTAGGTCATAGGACCCACGGATCCCCCACActggtggcgggggcggggcgctaCCACAGTCCCTAAGCCCTGCCCGGGGCCCCTCTGGGACCTCCCCACTCGTGTCTGGGGCCCCGAGAGCTTCACGTCGTGGGGCAGAGGACCCATAGACGACTATACTGTGTGTCTGCGtggaggggcggggcagggcagggcttccAGAAAACCTAGAGCCTCTCTGGGATCCCTTGTGATGCCTGCGATCCCTCAGTTTCATCTAGGGGAGCGTCAGCCCACAGAGCATCACATCAAGAGGGGGGGGCTCTGCCGGCAACCCTAAGCCCTGTCCAGGGTCTCTCTGGGATTCCCTTCTCATGTCTGAGCCCCTCCTGGCAGATCTGAGATCTTCTAGTTATGTCTGGGTCCCTCTGGGAACCCTTTACATGCTTCCATGTCCATCTGTGACTCTCCGTTTTGTCTGTCCCCCCCAAATCCCTTTGTCATCTTTGAGATCCTCTAATTCTCTGGAACCACCCTGCTACCACTTTTTTACGTCCGGAATTCTCCAATCAAATCTAGGGTGCCTCTGGAATCTTTTTGTGACGTCTGAAAACACCCTTCTCAGGTCTGGGGGGGTGGGAACCTCAGTGAACCTTGTCATGTGTGGGCCACCTCTAGGATGCCCTTGTTTGTCTGGGACCCTCCAATCACATGCTGAACCCCTCTGGAGTCCCCTTTGGATATGCCCCTTTGGGGACCCCACCAGCAGCCCTGAGTCCTCATGGGGACCCTCGCTGGAGTGCCCTCCCTAGGGCCGTGATGGGGATCGTTCTAGCCCCTCGGTTGATTTCTGGGTGATCTTGGCAGTGCTCCCCGTGTCCGTTCTAACCAGAGACTTTGCACAATCCAGCAACGGTGGGCCAGCTTTTCTGTGCGGAGAGGCTGGAGCAAGGTGGCAGCCACACCTAATGGGGCACCTTGTTCTCCAATCTGCCCAAGTCCCCTCCGCCCCTGGCTGTCATACCCCAGTGGCTTCTCTCGGCTGGACCAACCATTTGCGTGTGAACCCAGCCTGAAGCCTGGATGAACTGTGGGAGGTGTGATGGAACCCACGGGGGGTGTCGGAGGCTGTGGACGTAAGAAGCCAGGGTCCTTGAGCCTgggtggctgggggctgggggtctAGGGTGAAAGATTAGCTGCTTCTGGGCCAGTTTGTCCCTTCtgtgaaagagaagaggaggaggaggaagacctcAGAAGTCCCTTGAAGCCCTGTGAGTCTTTGAAACATCTGAAATCCACCCACTGATGgccagaaggaagaagaggaaggagcacCAAGGACCCAGAGAGGACGGGGTCCCGGTGGGGGCACACAGCAGCTGGTAGCAGAGCACCGCCTGGGACCTGCCCTCAAGAGGAAAGAACCCCttccgggggggtgggggggtgcacctGGCCGGAGGAGGGGCATGCCAGGGACAAAAGGTCTTCCTGGGGCCTGCTCTTGCACATGAGGTACCTTTTGCAAAACATCATTACCCCAAGtgtggaataaaataaaacaaatcaaggTAGACACACCTCCTAGGATCCTTTCTCAGGGACCGCAATTCTGCCATCCACCCGGGCCTCCTGGCCCTCGGAGACACTGGGAGAGCGAGGGGGAAGAGAGGAGATGGTAGTTAGAGCCAAACCAGGCTGAGCCTGGAAGGCTGAAGTAAGAGCTTGAGATGCAGGCTCTGGGAGTTCGATTCCATTTTCATCTCTTCTTAACGACTGGAGTTctttcccaccctctccctgcttccctctccgtCTGGGTCCATGTTCTGCTTTCTGAATTTCTGCCCCCTTCTCTGGATCTTTGACCCCCTCTCGCAGGACAGCGTCTTCAGGGAGGCGGGGCCGGGCGCGGGAGGCTCGGGGCGCTCCGCCCCCGGGCCGGGACCGCTGGAGCCGCGGAGCAGCCTGCCTGGCGACCCGTGACGTCACAGGGAAGCTGCCTCCGGGTTGGCTTGGGGCTCCTTGGAGGCGGGAAAGTTTCCGGCTCTTAGGGGCTTTTGGAAAAGAACggtgggctgggggcgggggcgttGGGCAGGAAGAAAACCCCGAGGAATTTGTCTTCATTCATCCTGAGTCCCTAACCCGGCGTTCCTTCCCCGCCCGCCCTCCGCCTCAACCCCAAGCCCGCACAGCCTTCCGCGCTCTCTCACACCCACCTCGCCCTCCTCCCCCTAACACCTGGTGTCCCCAAAACCCTGTCCTCCCGCGATCCTCCCCTCATCTCCTTCGCCTCCCCCTACATCGCGTCTAGCCACCCCCCCCAATTCAGAAAGCCACAGGTCCCCCTGCCGGGAAGGGCGCCAATGTCCGGGCAGCCCTCCAGGGCCTTCCCGGTCTCCTCACCCGCCCCCTCTGGGGGcagccgccccctcccctgcGTCCGGTGCCCGCCGCGCCCGCTCCGGGAACCGTGGCGGGGAGCTGCCCGGGCGCGGTCCCAAGAGGGGCAGCAGCCAGTCCGGGGTCCCAGGTGGCCTCGGGGGTGGGACTCCGGAATCCCTGCGCCTCGGTGCCCAGCGGGCACAGAGACCTCTCCctcgcctcccccctccccccgtcgCCGTCCTGCCTACGCTGGGAAACCGGACCCTCCCTCCCGGCTCTGGTTTCCGGAAAACTCCTGACTTGCAAATACTAAGAATGGCTTCTAGACCCTGTCTTCCCCGCGAATCCGGACCCCGCCTGCCGGAGTTCAGGCTCAGAGCCCTCACACCCACTTCAGACCGGTGGGTCCCCTTCCTGTCTCTCCTCCTAGGACCCAAGAAGCCAGGCCCTCATCCTTCTCCTTTTCCTAGGACCCAAGAATCTGGACCCCAGGTCCCTTCTGCCCCTGGTTCCTGGAGCCCAGGCCCCCAGGTCCCCCTTCTCCTTTTCCTAGGACCCCCAGGCCCTCACCCTTCTCTTTTTCGTAGGACCCAAGAATCTGGACCCCAGGTCCCTTCTGCCCCTGTTCCCTGgagcccaggcccccaggcccccctccctcagacccaggtGTCAgaagcccagccccctcctcccgggGGACCTGGCGCTCAGCCAACGCTCCTGGTCCAGCTGTTGTTTCTCGCCCTTTAGGACGCACAGGCGGAATGCGCGGCCGCCAGCGAGGGTGGGGAGGCACGTCCTGGGCCTCCCGGAGCCTCCTGGGAGTCTCTGGACTCCTTAAAGGGCTCCCTCTGGGGGCCCACCTGTCCTCCCTAGGGCCAGTGGTCACACAGCTGCGGTCACAGGAGCGGGAGGAGGTCCGGTGACATGCCTGAGGCAAAACCAGGTGGCTGTGGGGTCTCCCTCCCTACGTGGCATGTGGTCCTCTTTTCTGAGTCCCTCTGTGGGGTTGGCAGAATGGGGTGCCTTCCTTGTGGGAGATGGGAGGGTCCCATACCTATGTGAGGTGGGTGGAGGTCCCCTTCCCTAGGCATGTGTGTGTCGGGGGAGGAGGCCCTTTCTCTGGAGGGAGTTGGGGGCATGACTCTGGGTGCTGGTGGAGATTCTCTGATTGGGAATTTGGCTCCCTTTTTCTCGATAGTGACGGGAGGCCCGTGTATGCCCGAGTCATTGCAGGGCGACTGGGGGAGTCCCCTACATTTGGGGATGGGATCCCCTAAGAAGGGCTAGGGGTCATTTTTCCGAGTCAGGATCCGGACCTTTCTCTGCAGGGGAAAGAGGCCCTGGCTTGTCTCGCTCTTAGGAACTCTTATTTGCCGGGTAAAGAAAGCTCTTCTCTATACAAGGATGAGGGGACCGCCTTTCAGCAGGAACTGGGGTTTCCCCATGCAGTAATTAGGGGACCTTCTCCATATAGAGGCTCAGAGCCTTTATGTGCAGATTCAGGGTCCTCCTTAGAATAGGATTGGGGGCGGCGTGGGGATATCTTTCTCCGGGGATGgagctttctctctctgagaAAGTGAACAGACGGAGTCACAAGCCCCGCCCCCTAAGGACCCCtcctcctggggggggggtccgGTCCGCTGGTACCAGGCCCACCAGGCTgaggggtcaggggtggggggggtcccaGCCCTTCGCTGCAGCTGGGGCCCCTGAAGGCCAGGAGCCAGCCGGCCGGGCAGGTGAAAGATGCTGCGGTCAGCAGGAGGGATCCAGTTTCCAGCCCAGGGGAAGAGCTAATTATACCGCCAAGACCCAAAAGGTCACGGCCCGGTGGCCTGGGTGGCTGGGGCATGGTCTGCCTGGGGCAAGGAGAAATCCGATCGCACAGACTCTCGGATTAGAGATAAATTTACACCTGGGCGGCTGGACTCCAGGTTCCGAAGGAGGAGGGGCCAGGGCTCCTGCGCTCCGCTCCCGGGTTGCGCACAAGGAGAACCCTGGGCGCATGCTCAGCTGTGACTATTTCCCGCCTCGCAGCCACCAAAAAGGCCCCCGCGGGCAAAGATGC contains the following coding sequences:
- the SPIB gene encoding transcription factor Spi-B isoform X3, which encodes MESSTIWTAASTPATQTQRGLLTLGPPAAYAPYPSPVLSEEEDLLLDSPALEVSDSESDEALVAGSEGRGSEAGARKKLRLYQFLLGLLTRGDMRECVWWVEPGAGVFQFSSKHKELLARRWGQQKGNRKRMTYQKLARALRNYAKTGEIRKVKRKLTYQFDSALLPAARRA